The genomic interval CAAGCCTACGAAGCATGGACCTTCTACGACAGGATAACTAAGGGCAGAATCACCTTCGAGGACGGAAAATATATTGTAGTCGAAAAAGGCCACCTCTACCTCGGAAGAGAAGTCAAAGACATAGGCCCCAAAGGGCTGTCCTCTTCAGAGGAAGTAGAAGGGATCCTCCACGAGTTAGAAGAAGACCTAAAATACGGCGTATCAAAGGCAACAATTAACGCGAGGCTCTATGCTTTGCTAATGGGAGTACTAAAGAGCAAGCACATGCCCAAAGAAGAAAAGGAAAAATCCGTCCAAATGATAAACGACTTCCGCCAGAAACTAGGATGGAAACCCTACGAGCTAAAGAAGCCAGTTGTCTAGGAATTTCTGGTTGCAAGCGAAGTGCCATCACAGGTAACTCCTTTATCATTTAGCTGGTATAGTCCTTCCCTGCATGTTGCAAATGTGACGCCTAAGCTGTGAGCTATGTCTCTTACCGTTGAGAGTGTCCTGTAGCGGTATTCTTTGTCTGCATATAGGTAGCCCTGTATCCTGTTTTTCCTGTCTCGATAAATGTGTTCGAACTTTGCCTCTAGGTCTGGGAATTCTGAAAGCATTCTGGCCAGGTTGTCGGGCTTGATTTTATATGT from Thermofilum adornatum carries:
- a CDS encoding ATP cone domain-containing protein, whose amino-acid sequence is MPKKIVKSTGKLEEFDRNKLIKSIVDAGAPEEIAIEIAKEVESKLQEGMTTSEIRRYVLARLKELAPQAYEAWTFYDRITKGRITFEDGKYIVVEKGHLYLGREVKDIGPKGLSSSEEVEGILHELEEDLKYGVSKATINARLYALLMGVLKSKHMPKEEKEKSVQMINDFRQKLGWKPYELKKPVV